In Sporosarcina psychrophila, a genomic segment contains:
- a CDS encoding GntR family transcriptional regulator, with translation MGSTQPRRMSKDYAYSELKNKILSGVILPDQDLVEGKLAEELDISKTPLREALQKLEVEELVIRQPNGRLKTASITVQEAEELFLVRSYLEGIIANKATQNATKEDIEILSSYCHRIRQATKYKDGEEVLYYGKKFHDQLYVMSGNRTAVKILSQLNDHTTRYRRLVTMNNDEIISGNTGLNGSTEDHTIILEHITNGDRLKAENAMRIHIKSSMSTAIESIKKYELNLSKEIKS, from the coding sequence ATGGGTTCGACACAGCCACGAAGGATGTCAAAGGATTATGCCTATTCTGAATTAAAAAACAAGATTCTGAGTGGAGTAATTTTGCCAGATCAAGATTTAGTAGAAGGAAAGCTAGCAGAGGAATTGGATATTAGTAAAACGCCCCTAAGAGAGGCATTACAAAAGCTAGAAGTAGAAGAATTGGTCATTAGACAACCTAATGGAAGATTAAAAACTGCTTCTATTACAGTACAAGAGGCTGAAGAGTTGTTTCTTGTGAGGAGCTATCTAGAAGGAATTATAGCAAATAAAGCTACTCAGAATGCAACTAAAGAAGATATTGAAATACTCTCTAGTTATTGTCATAGAATTAGACAAGCGACCAAATATAAAGATGGCGAAGAAGTTCTCTATTACGGGAAAAAGTTCCATGATCAGTTGTATGTAATGAGTGGGAATCGAACGGCAGTAAAAATTCTAAGTCAGTTGAATGATCATACGACTAGATACCGTAGGCTGGTTACAATGAATAACGATGAAATAATTAGTGGGAATACCGGGCTTAATGGAAGTACGGAGGATCATACAATTATTCTTGAACATATCACCAATGGAGATCGATTAAAAGCAGAAAACGCCATGAGAATTCATATTAAAAGTAGTATGAGTACAGCCATAGAGTCGATTAAGAAGTATGAACTGAATTTAAGTAAAGAAATTAAATCTTAA